CGTGAAAACGGCGAAGAGTTGATTGTAGAAGTTCAGCAGCACCTTGGAGAAGATAAAGTAAGAGCTGTGGCAATGGACACGACTGACGGACTTGTTCGTGGTATGATCTGTTATGACACCGGCAAACCGATCATGGTGCCTGTCGGACCAAACACTCTTGGAAGATTGATTAATGTAATCGGTCAGCCAATTGATGGTAAAGGTCCACTTGAAACTGATACATATTATCCAATCCACAGACCTGCTCCTGAATTCAAGACTCTCTCCACCAGTACTGAAATGCTCGAGACCGGAATCAAGGTTATCGATTTGCTTGAACCCTATTCAAAAGGCGGTAAGACCGGTTTATTCGGTGGTGCCGGGGTTGGAAAAACCGTTGTAATCCTTGAACTTATTAACAATATTGCCACGCACCACGGCGGTTACTCGGTATTTGCCGGTGTGGGTGAAAGAACAAGAGAAGGTAACGATCTTTATCTCGAGATGAGTGAATCAGGCGTTATCAACAAAACCGGGCTTGTATTCGGTCAGATGAACGAACCACCCGGAGCCCGTCTTCGCGTTGGTCTTACAGGTCTTGCTCTTGCAGAGTATTTCCGTGATGAAGAAGGAAAAGATGTACTCCTGTTCATCGATAACATTTTCCGGTTTACACAGGCTGGATCGGAAGTATCGGCACTTCTCGGCAGAATGCCTTCGGCGGTTGGATATCAGCCTTCACTTGCGACCGAGATGGGTGCTCTTCAGGAAAGAATTACTTCTACAGATAAAGGGTCAATTACATCAGTTCAGGCAATCTATGTGCCTGCAGATGACTTGACTGATCCTGCCCCAGCAGCAGCATTTTCTCACCTTGATGCGACCACTGTATTAAGTCGTCAGATTTCCGAATTGGGTATTTATCCTGCAGTTGATCCTCTTGACTCAACTTCCAGAATTCTCACTCCTGAAATCATCGGTGATGAACATTATGCAACGGCAAAGAGAGTGAAGGAAGTTTTACAGCAGTACAAGGATCTTCAGGATATCATCAACATTCTTGGTATGGATGAATTGTCTGACGAGGACAAGATTGTTGTAAGAAGAGCCCGCCGTATTCAGAGATTCCTTAGCCAGCCGTTCCATGTCGCTGAACAGTTTACCGGTATAAAAGGTAAATATGTTGAATTGAAGGATACCATCGCCGGATTTAAGGCAATTCTTGAAGGTGAATGTGATGATCTTCCTGAGCAGGCATTTATGTATGTTGGTAAGATCGAAGAAGCATTTGAAAAAGCTAAAGAGTTGAGCCAGTAATGAAAGAGTTCTATCTGGAGGTCTTGACGCCGTCGAAGAAGGCTTACGAAGGGGATGTCCTTTCGGTAACGCTTCCCGGTTCGGCAGGTGAATTTCAGATTCTTTTCAATCATGCCCCAATTATAAGTACTTTGGAAGTTGGACGGATGAAAATCAGAACTGCAGCCGGTGAAGAAACAGTGTACGCTGTCTCCAACGGAGTTGCAGAAGTCTTAAAAAATAAAGTGCTTATTCTGGTGAGATCAGTAGAGAATGTAGCTGATATCGACATTGAGAGAGCTGAAAAAGCTGCGGAAAGAGCGAGAAAACGATTAGGTGATAAAGCCGATCCTGATATCGATTTTACCCGTGCAGAAGCCGCTTTGGAGCGGGCTCTCAACAGGCTTAAACTGAAGGCAACACTATAAAATTAAAAATCCCGGCACAAACCGGGATTTTTTTTTTAATTCAGGTATCCGTCATTTTGCATGATTTGTCGCATGCTCTCTTTTTCATCCAGCTCAATCGCAAGTTTCTTAAGGTGTTCAATCAGAAAGTAGATTCTTTCCCCCTCATTTTGCAGCGTTATCAATGATTGTTGTTGTTCGAGAGTCAGACCGGCTTTTTCTGCAATTTTGAAAGATTTAAATTTGCATTCATTCAGATTAAGGAAAAAGTTGTCTCCCGGATCATATTTGGCTTTCTCAAGCACAATATTGAATGCGGCTATCATTTCTTCTTCCAACTCGCTATAAGTGCCCGTAATCATATCTTCATACTTGTCAACTTCTGCTTCGAAATATCCGATAATATTTTCACGCATTGTTTTTAGTATGAACCGTTCTTCACCGCGAATCACTATGTCGAAACTGCCGTCAGGATAATTTTTTGTGATCGATTCAACTTTGACCTTTGTGCCAATTCTGCCAAGGGTTTTGTTCTCATATACAATTATACCAAAGGGTTCACCCAGCTTAATTGCATACTTAACCATGTTTTTATACCTCTCTTCAAAGATGTGAAGAGGATATTTTGAACCCGGGTAGACCACGAGAGAAAGGGGAAAAATCGGTAGCATTATATTCAGGATTTAAGTGAGTCCCGGCTTTGACACCGGGACTGAAATTTTATTATTTTGCCTCGGAGAATCGTTTTGCAACTTCATCCCAATTCACAACATTCCACCAGTTGCCGACATATTCATTTCTTCTGTTTTGATATTTCAGATAATAAGCATGTTCCCAAACATCAAGACCGAGAATTGGTGTACCTTTTACATCTGCTACATCCATTAGCGGGTTGTCCTGATTTGGAGTGGACGAGATCACTAGTTTACCACCGGCCACGACCAGCCATGCCCAGCCTGATCCAAATCGTGTCATTGCGGCATTGTTAAATTTCTCTTTCATTTCATCTACTGAATTGAAAGTGGAATTTATTGCCTCAAGAAGAGCACCTGAAGGGGTTCCGCCACCCTGTTTCATAATGTTCCAGAACAAGGTATGATTGAAATGTCCACCACCATTATTTCTAACGGCAACCGGATATTTGGATATCGAGCTCATCAAGGCTTCAAGGCTTTTACCTTCCATCTCGGTTCCTTCAACGGCTTTGTTTAAATTTGTAACATAAGCCTGATGATGTTTTGTATGATGTATTTCCATGGTCATTTTGTCGATGACGGGTTCAAGAGCATCATACGAATATGGAAGTTTTGGTAATTCAAATTTTGACATTGTGTTTTTACTCCTCGTATCTGAGTTTAAATGATTAATCTTTTCAATTGTGCTTGATATTGGTTTTACCGTTGCTGCAGCCGAAAGGACTCCGAGTGCAGAAAGAAAATTTCTTCTTTTCATTTACACACCAAATGACTGGCCACAGCCACAGGTCTTGGAGGCATTTGGATTGTCAAAAGTAAAGCCTTTGCCGTTAAGTCCGTCGGAAAAGTCGAGTTCTGTCCCCATCAAATAAAACAAACTTTTTGGGTCAACAAATAACCTCACACCTTTCTGCTCAATTACAGTGTCCACTTCTTTTGGACCATTATCGAAATTCATTGTGTAAGACATTCCGGAACAACCGCCGCCTTTCACTCCAACTCTTAAGCCACTTCCTTCCGGAATTGAATTTTCCTGCATAATCTTAAGAATTTGTGCAGCAGCTTTGTCAGAAATAGTTATTTCACTTGATGTAAGGGTATCATTCATGTTTCGACCTCTTGTTTATTTGGATTCTCCGGCTGTCTCAGCGGGTACCGGGATAACTGTTGAAAATTCGGGATAATTTAACATCCAGGTAAGGGGACTCATATAAACGAGTATTCCGTTTCCTTCAAGGTGTTTAATAAAATCCTTTGTAGTCTGAATTAAAAGCTTGTTTGACAATTCGATGTTTCTCGAATTCAGGTAATATTTAATCGAATATTCGAGATCCCTGTAAAATACATTTGATTTGTGAAAAACAGGAAACCTGAATTTGAAAAAATTAAGAAATTTTTCCTGTTCACTTGTCAGAAGGTTAAAAGCATTATTCATTTTTTTCTCTTTGATTTTATGTAGTTACTTATTGCGACTGCTGCCACTTGAATCTCGTCCAATGTGTTCATAAAACTGAAGCCGAATCTTGCAGTGGAGGCTATTTCCTCGTCATTTAATCCGATGGCTCTAAGAACATGGCTTCGCGATCCGTTGTCGGAAGAGCAGGCAGCACCAGTGGAAAACATGATATGACTTAAATCATTCAACATATCACCGGCACTAATTCCCGGAAATTGCAGGCTTAAATTGTTAAACAGTCTGTCTTTACTGCCGTTAACCAGGAAATTGACATCGAGAGTACCCAAAAAGCTGCAAAAACTGTTTCGAAGTTCAGTTAATTCACTTTCTTCCCGTTTCTTTTTGCTATCCATCAGGGACAATGCTTTACTTAATCCAACAGTCAAAGGGGTGTTTAAAGTTCCTGGTGAAAGTCCGTTTTCCTGACCGCCGCCGAAGAGCAGGGGATTGATTTTGATCCTCTTCGAGCTTCTGTTTATTGCAAGGTAGCCAATGCCCTTCGGTCCGTGAATTTTATGTGCCCCGCCCGAAAGCAGGTCAACATTTAATTGCTTCATGTTTAATTCATATCTGCCGGCGTACTGGGTAACATCGGAATGGAAGATTACATCATGGTTTTTGCAGATACCACCAATTACAGCTAAATCCTGTAATGTGCCTATCTCATTATTCGCTGCCATTATCGAGACGAGAAGTGTATCCTTCCTGATTGCTTTCGCTAATTGATCCGGATCAACCTTACCGGTATGGTCAACATCAAGAATTGTAATATCGAACCCAATTGACTGAAGGTGCGAGAAGGTGCCCATAACAGCAGGATGTTCAGTAGCCTGAGTGATAAGATGCTTTTTAGCAGGATAATTACCGTACGCCTGTCCTGCAATTGCAAGGTTTATGGAAGCAGTTGCAGATGATGTAAAATAGAGATCACCGTCGGGGATATTGAAGAGTGATTTGATATTAAGTCTTGCTGCTTCAATGGCTGCTGAGGCTTTTATTCCGTAGTGGTGGGACGAAGAAGGGTTACCATACACTTCTGAGAAGTAAGGCAACATCTCTCTTAGTACTGTCGGATCGACCGGTGTTGTTGCGTTGTTATCGAGGTAGATAAACTTTTGTATTTTCATCTACCTCGAAAATATCTAAAATCCGGCTATTTTCAAAGTCGCTCGAGCCAAATCAACGACAGGGGAGAAATAAATACCCAGAATGAGTATTGGCAGTCCAAGCGCCAGAAGTACTGCCTTGTTTCCCAGAGAGAGGACAGGAAGTATGTCAGAATTTGGGGATTTCTCAAAATACATTGTTTTGAGGACTCTAAAATAATAGAATACCGCGATTACTGTGTTAAATATGGCAGCGAAGGCAACGAGATACAGTTTAGCCTCCATCAACGCTGTGAAGACATAAAACTTAGCCCAGAAACCTGCAGTAGGTGGAAGTCCGGCAAGTGAGACCATGAAAATTACCAGCATCACTGATAGAAATGGCAGTTTGTAACCCAATCCCTTGTAATCTCTGATATCTTCAGAATTGATCCTGCTTTTTATCAACAAGACGATCAAAAAAGCACCAAAGTTCATAAGAGAGTAAATTGTGAGGTAAGAACCTATTGCAATCATTCCGGTTTCGTTGTGAGCTGCCAAAGCTGCTACAATAAAGCCAATGTGCCCGATGCTGGAATATGCAAGGAGTCTTTTAATGTTGTTCTGAAAAACGGCTGTCAGATTACCGACGGTCATTGTAATTATTGAGAGGAAGACCAGTATTGAATTAATACTAAATCCCATTCCTGCCAACTCTGTGTTTTCCAGTTCGGGAGCGAACGACGCAACCACATATCTGACAAAAACTGCCACACCCGCGATTTTGGAAGAAACGGAGAGAAATGCAGTTATTGAAACAGGTGAACCCTCGAAAACATCAGGAGCCCAGAAATGGAAAGGAACCATGGAAATCTTATATCCAAAACCGCCGATTATGAATATACTCGACAAAATGGTCAGAACTCCATTAGGCATTGCATTTCCGATGCCCTTCAGTGCATCGAAGGAGGTTGAACCAACACCAAGATAAAGTAATGAGATACCGAATAGCATTACACCAGAGGCAACAGATCCAAAAAGGAGATACTTAAGCGAAGCTTCACTGCTTCTGTTATCTCTTTTCAGGAAGCCGGCAGCAACATAAGAGGGAAGTGACAATACTTCCAAAGCTACATAGACTGCGATCAAATCACTTGCCGAGGCAAGGAGAAGCATGCCCAGTACCATTGAATAGAAAAGGATATAAAATTCGCCTCTGCGGCTCTTATATTCGTTTATCTCGTTGTCATGCCTGAAAAAGTAGAGAATTACAAATGAGGAGGCAAGTATCAAAAATTTGAAGATAAATGCGAATCCGTCATTCACAAAAATCGCATTCGGGTCCAAAATCTTTTCGGTACCAAAAAGGCTGCCGGAGAAGAAAATGGTAACGAGGAGTGCCAGGAGCAGTCCTGTCATCGCAACCAAAGGGATTTTTGCAGAAACTTTTTCATTGCTAATGTCCATAAAAACTATCGCCATCAGGAAAAAGATGATGATATATTCAGGGATCAGAGTAGCTAAAAAATCTAATTGATTAGTCATGTCTTAGGTCCCGTTTACTTTCCTAAAGCAACAAGAAGATTGCTGATCGTTTTATTCATGATATCAAGCATCGGAGTAGGATAGATACCAAAGATAATCACGATGATAGCCAGGGGTACGAACATTATATATTCTCTGATCGTGAGATCTTTAAGGCTTTTGTACTCTTCCTTTACTTTGCCAAGGAAAATTTTCTGAAGTGCTCTCAGCATATAAACTGCACCCATTACAATACCGATTGCGGAGACAATTGTCAGAACTCTGATTGATTCGTTGCTGAAAGCACCGATAAAGATCATTAATTCAGAAACGAAGGAGCTAAGTCCCGGCAAACCAAATGCTGCGAAGAAAGCAAGGGTCACGATTCCGGTGTACATCGGTACAACAGATGCAAGACCGCCGAAATCATCGAGACCCCTCTTACCTGTGCGTTCATAGATTACACCCACAATAAGGAATAACATTGCTGTTACGGTACCGTGGTTGAACATCTGAAGAACTCCACCGGCGAGACCAAACTCGTTGAAAGCGGCAATTCCAAGAACCACAAAACCCATGTGAGAAACAGAGGAGTAGGCGATTAACTTCTTGAAATCCTTTTGTCCCAGGGCGCAGAAAGCACCATAAACAATGTTAATCATTCCGAGGAAAGCAATCCAGTATGCCCACTGATGAACCTGCTCGGGGAAAATCGGGTAAATTATTCTTAAGATCGCATAACCACCCATTTTCAGGAGAACACCAGCAAGAATTACTGATATTGGAGTTGGTGCCTCAACATGCGCATCAGGGAGCCATGTATGGAACGGGAAAAGAGGGATTTTAATAGCAAACCCGATAAACAAACCGAGAAATGCGAGGAAGCGGAAATTGTTCGGATTCAGCAGCGACATGATGCCGTCTTTTGAAAAATTCGTACTGTCCATCATGACAAGCATGTTGAAAGTATGAATTGTCTTTCCATCAACCGTTTCCTGTACACTCAGATAAAGTCCGATTATTGCAAGCAATATCAGCACTGATCCGGCAAGAGTGTAAATAAAGAACTTAATGGCAGCATATTCTCTTCTTGGACCTCCCCAGATACCAATCAGGAAGTACATCGGTAGAAGTACGAGTTCCCAGAACACATAGAACAAGAAGAAATCGAGAGCTACGAAAACACCAAGAGTACCGGTGTTGAGGATAAGAAGAAGAATGAAATAACCTTTGCTCGAATTCGGTTTGTGAGTCGAATCTTCAATATTCCATGAAGATATAACCGCAACAAAAGCGATAATTGAGCTCAGTATCACCATCGGCAAACTGAGTCCATCGATTGCAAGGAAATAATCAATCTTAAAGGTATCGAATACGGGGAGACCTGTCATGTAAATCCAGGTAAACTTCTCGATAAACTGATATCCTTTTATATCATTAATCCCTGAGAGGTCAAAGTTAAAGTTCATCCACAACAAAACTGTCAGGATCAGTTGAACGATAACCACACCCAGGGCGGTATATCTAATGGCGTTTTTCTTTTCAGCCGGCACAAAGATTAAAGCGAGTGCCGCAATAAGGGGTAGAAAGGTCAGTACTGAAAGATACGGAAATTGTGACATCTTATATTCTTCCGGTTTCTTTAATTAGAAAAAATATACATTACAAAAATTACTATGAACACCATAACGAGAGTCAGATAGGTCTGTACCTTCCCGGTCTGGAATTTTCTTATTATCATGCTTGCTATGCCATTAATCCAGGCAACGAGGTTAACGAGCCCGTCAACGACATAACGATCGAAAGCTGCACCAAATCTGCCGAGCATCATTGTTATTTTTGCACCAAGATTTACTGCACCATCGATAACATATCTGTCAATCAAAGTCATTAGAGTAGCTGTCAGATAAGTTACTCTTATTATTGTTGCATCATAAAGCGCATCGATGTACCATGCTTTTTGTGAGAAAAGGTACATTTTACCAAGAAATCCTTCTGGGACTTTTGGCAACATTTTTTTATTCATATACATGTACCACGCAGTACCAATTCCAAAGGTGATAATCAACCCGGAAATGACGGTAACTATTATTTCCGATCCATGCAAAGTGTGCATATATGCTTCCGAGTAGATTGTTCCTTCATCTGCAGAAGTCAGGAATGGATATGTTACACTGGCAGGAAGCAATATTTTTGGCAATCTAAAAAGCAACTCTGTAAGATATGTTCCGTGAAGTGTAATCGGATTGAAGGTGAACAGGAAAAAGAAACAGAGTGCCGCAAGAAGTATAAGTGGCAGTTTTATGAATATATTGAAATCGTGAGCATGCTCATAGGCGTGATGATTTCTTGGTTCACCAAAGAATATTAAAAAGACATATCTAAAGATGTAGAATGAAGTCAGGGTACTTGTGAGTACCGCAAAGATAAAATAGATGTAGTTGCCTGAGAGAGAACCGAGAGTTATTGATGATGTAAGTATCATCTCCTTGCTCAAGAAACCAATCGTTAAAGGAAATCCCACAAGCGACAGTGAATAAATCAAAGTTGTGTAGAAAGTGACCGGCATTTTCTTCCTTAGCCCACCCATATCCATGATATCCTGTGTGTGTGTCGCATGGATTATCGAACCAGAACCGAGAAAGAGACCTGCCTTGAAAAATGCATGGAAGAGCAGATGAATTATAGCTGCCTGGTATGCACCCACACCTACCGCCAGAACCATCAATCCGAGTTGACTGACCGTGGAGTAAGCAAGTATTTTCTTGATATCCAACTGTGTGAGGGCTATCGTGGCGGCCATAAGAGCTGAGAAGCCACCGATGATGCCTATGATAAGGAATGCACTCTCTGTGAACATCGGGAAGAGTCTTACGATCATGTAAACACCGGCAGCAACCATCGTGGCAGCATGGATGAGGGCACTGACCGGAGTCGGACCAGCCATCGCATCAGGAAGCCACACATGGAGAGGGAATTGAGCTGATTTACCAACCGCTCCTGCAAACAGCAGAAGTCCGGTAACTGTCAGCCACATTTCACTTCCCAGTGGATACTGACCTTTTCCGATCATATCGAATATGACAAAAAGGTCAAAAGTACCGTAAGTGATGAATAGCATCAAAATTCCAAGAAAAAACCCAAAATCGCCAACACGGTTGGTAATAAAGGCTTTACTGCATGCATTTGCTGCTTCATCCTTGAATCCCCAAAATCCGATCAACAGATATGAAGACAAACCAACGAGTTCCCAAAAGATGTAGATGAACATGATGCTTCCCGTGCTTAGAAGACCGAGCATCGAGAAGGTGAAAAGTCCAAGATATCCAAAATATCTGTTTTTCAGCGGTTCATCATGCATATACTCCAGAGAGAAGAAATGCACAAGGAAACTGATCAGGGTTACCATGAAAAGAAGAGAAACAGTCATGTTGTCCATTGTGAGGTCAACCATGAACTTGAATCCTTCTCCCGCACCGGAGAGAGAAAACAGAACGAATGAGTATCGTATCGTTTCATCAGGATAATCGTGGATTTTGGTAATAAACAGAAATGCTGCCATGAGAAGTGAAACAAACATTATGCTTACTTCTGCGATGTACGACTTTTTCATGCTCCTGGGACTAAGAACAGCCACCAGGAAGCCCGAAAGAGGCAACAAGACTATCAGTATCTGATAAATAGTGAGAGTATTCATTCTTTAATCTTTTAAAGTATTAATTTCATCAACATTTACATTAGAGTAATTTTTGTAGAGATTCAGAACAATTGCAAGCGCAATGGCTGCCTCTGATGCTGCAAGCACAATGATGAACAGGGAAATTACCTGTCCGTGAGCTGCCATATCGGTGAAGCGGGAGATTGCCACAAAGTTCAGAGATGCTGCATTTAAAATCATTTCAAGCCCCATTAATACCGTAATGGCATTTTTTCTGGTGAGTACACCAAAAATTCCGAGGCAAAAAAGGATCGATGAAAGTATAAGAAAATGATTTAGACCAACCATAACTAATCTTTATTGTTTCGTGCCATACCCGCAGCTGCGATCAGAATGACCAAGAGCAGAACGCCGAGTACACCAAAAATTAAATAATACTTGCCAATTAATAAATTTCCTAAATCCTTTATCGGAGTCGAAACGATGTTTGCGCTTAGCATCTTCGAGGGAAGGGATGTAATGCCCGTAACCAGCAGACCACAAAGCAACCCTGTCGTAACCGAAGCCAGAAGGAGATAAAAGAAATTCTCTCTTATTGGTACCGCCTTAACCTGACCTGTCAACATAATACCGAAGACGACCAGGATAAGAATACCACCAACATAGATCAGTATCTGGACCATTGCCAGAAATTCAGCTCCGAGAATAAAAAACATCGCAGCTACACTGCTCAGAAGAACAAGAAGAGCAAAGGCAGCGTATATCAGGTTTTTATTCAGAACAGTAACTGCTCCCGAGATAACAATAACGGTCGCAAAAATATAGAAGAATAAATCAAATAATTCCATAAACTAACTTGCCGTATTTGGTTGTACAGGTTTGGCTTTGCTTTCAGCAAGTATCCTGAAATTTTCCTTCTTTTCAGCGGATTCTTCAGGTGTTAAAGTCGCAAAGTTGTAAATAAGTGCTGACCGGTCATATTCAGAGAATTCATAGACATCAGTCATGTAAATGCAATCGGTCGGACAGGGGAAAACGCAAAGCTGGCAATAGCAGCACTTCGCGAAATCAATATCGAATTTGGTGACCCAAAGCATTTTCTTCTTACCGTTACTTGTTTTACCGAGGTCTTCCCCGGGTACACACTTGACGGTCTCTATATCAATACAACTGACCGGGCATGCTCTCGCACACTGATCGCAACCGATGCAGTCATCCATGTTAACATATAAGCGGTTTCTTGTCCTTTCGGGAAGAATCGGCTTTACCTCCGGATATTGTATTGTTACAGACTCATAGAACATATTCTTCCAGGTAATTTTCATACCGATAAGAGTAGTCATTACTGCTGATTTTATCTCATTGAGATATATAGTTATTGCGTTCATCATACTAGATATACATTACGATCGTGATGTAAATAAAACATATAAATGCTATTGGTATCAGATATTTCCAGCATACTTTCATAAGCTGATCCATTCTCAAGCGGGGGAGTGACCATCTCATCCAAATCTGTACAGCTACCAGGATCAAGCCTTTGCTTAGGAACCAGAAAACCTGTTCTACAGGTACGAGCCATTCCCAGCCTAAAAGTCTTCCGAGGTATCCAAAGGGAGACTGATAACCACCAAGAAAGAATGAAGTCACCAGTGCTGAAACTGCGAACATGTTCGCATATTCCGATAGGAAGAAAAGTGCAAATTTCATTCCGCTGTATTCGGTATGAAATCCTGCAACAAGTTCCGACTCGGCTTCCGGAAGATCGAACGGTGTTCGGTTTACTTCGGCAAGAGTACTTATAAAAAGAACTATCATCAAAGTAAAAAGGGCGGGGATCAGTAAAATCCTTTTGAACCCGAGATCAGCAAAACCAAAAA
This genomic window from Ignavibacteria bacterium contains:
- a CDS encoding NADH-quinone oxidoreductase subunit J, translated to MELFDLFFYIFATVIVISGAVTVLNKNLIYAAFALLVLLSSVAAMFFILGAEFLAMVQILIYVGGILILVVFGIMLTGQVKAVPIRENFFYLLLASVTTGLLCGLLVTGITSLPSKMLSANIVSTPIKDLGNLLIGKYYLIFGVLGVLLLVILIAAAGMARNNKD
- a CDS encoding NADH-quinone oxidoreductase subunit I — its product is MTIYLNEIKSAVMTTLIGMKITWKNMFYESVTIQYPEVKPILPERTRNRLYVNMDDCIGCDQCARACPVSCIDIETVKCVPGEDLGKTSNGKKKMLWVTKFDIDFAKCCYCQLCVFPCPTDCIYMTDVYEFSEYDRSALIYNFATLTPEESAEKKENFRILAESKAKPVQPNTAS